A single window of Granulicella sibirica DNA harbors:
- a CDS encoding alpha-L-fucosidase — MRRRQLLSRFAQVGFASALRGALPSAIAGSAFAAGVGPVALPSRDQIAWQDLELGMFVHFAPNTWQDVESDDLSTPLSAIDPKELDTDQWARTALSFGAKYIVFVAKHQGGFCMWQTQTTEYSIRNTPWKAGKGDVLAEVSVSCRKYGLKLGVYVCPRDDHFGAKTGGICKTPELQAKYNAMYREQWTEVLSRYGEMVEVWFDGSTATPVTDLLRKYQPHAMVFQGPAATIRWVGNENGFAPNPCWNGIDRADAKTGTATSLNSDPDGDVWMPSEVDVSIRRPDWFWSTKNASKVLTPDQLLSVYYRSVGRGAQLLLNIPADRHGLLPDEDCASAKAFGLAIRDRFTTPVARTVGSGTTVTLSLGSAKRVDTIVLQEDTAKGERVRSYRIEGRSDGTWRSLGEGTSIGHKRIQPVEPITVDALRLITVKSARVPFLRSFAAFNTNVAPPSDWNAAPKIWASNLAGNWKDGAFSLDLTSKIDAAAQYRLRFVPSSGAVTDLKDLVLKLHDVSEPDLLKRVKGKNDEIILNITEVGESVRFSGRVEGADSGEILLQKLQG, encoded by the coding sequence ATGAGGAGACGACAGCTTCTGTCCCGCTTCGCGCAGGTGGGCTTCGCGTCTGCTCTGCGGGGTGCGTTGCCATCCGCCATCGCGGGATCTGCGTTCGCCGCCGGGGTTGGACCTGTTGCGCTTCCATCGCGCGATCAGATCGCGTGGCAGGATCTGGAGCTTGGCATGTTCGTTCACTTTGCTCCGAACACATGGCAGGATGTCGAGTCGGATGATCTGTCTACGCCGCTCTCTGCAATCGATCCCAAGGAACTCGACACGGATCAGTGGGCTCGAACCGCGCTAAGCTTTGGGGCGAAGTACATCGTCTTCGTTGCGAAGCATCAAGGCGGTTTCTGCATGTGGCAGACTCAGACCACTGAGTACAGCATCCGGAACACTCCGTGGAAGGCTGGTAAGGGTGATGTGCTTGCGGAGGTCTCTGTTTCCTGTCGCAAGTATGGGTTGAAGCTTGGCGTTTACGTCTGTCCTCGTGACGACCACTTCGGTGCAAAGACTGGAGGGATCTGCAAGACTCCAGAACTACAGGCTAAGTACAACGCGATGTACCGGGAGCAGTGGACCGAGGTGCTGTCCCGTTATGGAGAGATGGTCGAGGTTTGGTTCGATGGCTCGACCGCGACTCCAGTGACCGACTTGCTGAGGAAGTATCAGCCACACGCGATGGTTTTCCAGGGGCCGGCGGCGACGATCCGGTGGGTTGGCAACGAGAATGGATTTGCACCGAATCCGTGCTGGAATGGTATCGATCGGGCGGATGCGAAGACCGGCACGGCGACGTCGCTCAACAGCGATCCGGATGGCGATGTATGGATGCCGAGCGAGGTGGATGTCTCAATCCGTCGGCCTGACTGGTTCTGGAGCACAAAGAATGCTTCGAAGGTTCTAACTCCGGATCAACTCCTTTCCGTGTACTACCGTTCTGTCGGTCGAGGTGCGCAGCTTCTGCTCAACATTCCAGCGGATCGTCATGGCCTTCTGCCGGATGAGGATTGTGCGTCGGCAAAGGCCTTTGGTCTCGCGATCCGGGATCGCTTTACGACTCCGGTCGCTCGAACTGTGGGCAGCGGAACGACTGTGACTTTGAGCCTTGGTTCAGCGAAGCGCGTCGACACGATCGTGCTGCAGGAAGATACAGCGAAGGGTGAGCGCGTTCGTTCCTATCGGATCGAGGGACGCTCGGATGGGACTTGGCGCTCGCTCGGTGAAGGGACATCGATCGGGCATAAGCGAATTCAGCCAGTTGAGCCGATCACGGTTGATGCGCTTCGTCTCATCACGGTGAAGAGTGCTCGGGTTCCGTTCCTGCGAAGCTTTGCGGCCTTCAATACGAACGTTGCTCCGCCGAGTGACTGGAACGCTGCTCCGAAGATCTGGGCGTCGAACCTTGCCGGGAACTGGAAGGATGGAGCGTTTTCGCTCGATCTCACCTCCAAGATCGATGCGGCCGCGCAGTATCGGCTGCGATTCGTTCCCAGCAGCGGCGCGGTCACTGACCTTAAGGATCTCGTGCTCAAGCTTCACGATGTTTCAGAACCGGATCTTCTGAAACGGGTGAAGGGTAAGAACGACGAGATCATCCTCAACATCACCGAAGTTGGCGAATCAGTTCGTTTTTCAGGCCGCGTCGAAGGGGCTGATAGTGGGGAGATCCTTTTGCAGAAGCTTCAGGGTTAG